In Glandiceps talaboti chromosome 4, keGlaTala1.1, whole genome shotgun sequence, a single window of DNA contains:
- the LOC144434196 gene encoding farnesyl pyrophosphate synthase-like, which produces MNEERRNLLNSSESHSSIRTINEGDDAKDFNGLYNELSSTLTERTIDNFEATDAMERFKIVLDYNVPWGKQNRGLTVVASYRHLAEPGQLQERENIKRAMALGWCVELFQAFFLVADDVMDQSQTRRGQPCWYKKGDVGMAAINDASYIQSCIFRILQQYIRDQPYYIDVLELFHETIYQTIVGQSLDMMTAPVGDTDLTRFTQDRYDTIVKWKTAYYSFYLPVALGMYMTGINDKESHEVAKTILLEMGRYFQIQDDYLDCYGDIQTTGKIGTDIADNKCSWLVVQALQRADPSQRLVLQENYGVADEQKIASVKRVYEELNLKKVYQDFEDESYRSLTEIIDKQHGKLPKEMFSDFMSKIYKRNK; this is translated from the exons ATGAATGAAGAGAGAAGGAACTTGCTGAACAG CTCCGAGTCTCATTCCAGTATAAGAACAATCAATGAAGGAGACGACGCCAAAGACTTTAATGGTTTGTACAATGAACTGTCGTCTACTCTAACCGAACGTACAATCGACAACTTTGAAGCAACGGACGCGATGGAGCGATTTAAGATA GTACTGGATTATAACGTCCCGTGGGGAAAACAAAACAGAGGCCTGACCGTGGTGGCGTCCTACCGTCACTTAGCCGAGCCAGGTCAACTACAGGAAAGAGAGAACATCAAACGTGCAATGGCTTTAGGGTGGTGTGTAGAATTG TTTCAAGCATTCTTTTTAGTCGCCGATGACGTCATGGACCAATCACAAACGAGACGAGGGCAGCCATGTTGGTATAAAAAG ggtGACGTTGGCATGGCAGCTATAAACGACGCGTCTTACATCCAATCGTGTATATTTCGAATACTTCAACAGTATATTCGAGATCAACCGTATTATATTGATGTCTTAGAACTATTTCATGAG ACCATTTATCAGACAATAGTAGGACAGAGTTTAGATATGATGACAGCGCCAGTTGGAGACACAGACTTGACTAGATTCACTCAAGATAG ATATGACACCATTGTGAAATGGAAGACGGCTTATTATTCCTTCTACCTACCAGTAGCCCTAGGAATGTATATG ACTGGCATAAACGATAAGGAATCTCATGAAGTGGCTAAGACTATTCTTCTAGAAATGGGACGATACTTCCAAATACAG GACGACTATTTAGATTGCTATGGTGATATTCAAACTACTGGAAAGATAGGTACAGATATAGCGGATAACAAATGTAGCTGGCTCGTTGTACAAGCATTACAAAGAGCAGATCCTAGTCAAAGACTCGTGCTGCAG GAGAATTACGGTGTAGCCGATGAACAAAAAATTGCATCTGTCAAACGAGTTTATGAAGAGCTGAACTTGAAGAAAGTATATCAAGACTTCGAAGACGAAAGCTACAGGTCGTTGACGGAAATTATAGACAAACAACATGGCAAACTACCCAAGGAAATGTTTTCAGACTTTATGTCAAAgatatataaaagaaataagTGA